Proteins from a single region of Psilocybe cubensis strain MGC-MH-2018 chromosome 3, whole genome shotgun sequence:
- a CDS encoding Beta-1,3-glucan-binding protein, with amino-acid sequence MSDTTTSSVREKEPTTSSSSSTSSPSHTTTRPVTAHSTSTTTDSTRPNTAASASASSDPFASPHSSRAPSIHHQPPSPSSSKVSFPDSTFSATAAAAAVASRRSILSQSGFATPAFSSAVSSASRLSAIHLANSANHHHNNNNANANSNGTANGNGNGTANAHTPGAPKPKFPRMKSHMLPEGTEVSKPWAAKKNPRAVFSYWIVYFIIFIGLAGGAVQCYFTWKNVALDTAPLCLVLEENFDSEEGVFGENGTFFREVNMDGFGNGEFEMTTSSRNNSFVQNGNLYIVPTLTSDNIGMDAVMDGTVYNITDCTFNLTRPDNGFVTLDGVRQFDWASYYRSCSAVSNRTAGTVINPVQSARLTTQRSASIKFGRVEIRAKMPNGDWLWPAIWMLPRDNVYGPWPLSGEIDIVESRGNGIRYTAHGSNFVQGALNWGPAQNLNGASKSYSWWTDKRKSFAADFHTYVLEWTPTFLRISVDTRLHTLLDMRFNEPFFKRGQFPDVINNGSSLVALENPWINGTNATPFDQGASVLGLYLGRVKLTLTSLYITEFYLILNVGVGSTNGWFPEGQGNKPWLDRAQNPPHDFAASLAQWYPTWPSNVEDRAMVVYVHISHLYDFCGFFFAY; translated from the exons ATGTCcgacaccaccaccagcagtgTCCGGGAAAAGGAgcccaccacctcctcctcctcttccacctcctctCCTTCACACACCACCACGCGGCCCGTAACAGCCcacagcaccagcaccaccaccgacTCAACACGGCCTAACACggccgcctccgcctccgcctcctcggACCCCTTCGCCTCGCCGCACTCCAGCCGCGCGCCCTCCATCCACCACCAGCCCCCAAGCCCTAGCTCATCCAAAGTCTCTTTCCCCGACTCGACGTTCAGCGCGAcggccgctgccgctgccgtgGCGTCGCGCAGGTCGATATTGAGCCAGTCGGGCTTTGCGACGCCGGCGTTCTCCTCGGCTGTGTCGAGCGCTTCGCGGCTCTCGGCGATCCATTTGGCGAATAGCGCTAATCATCATCATAATAATAAtaacgccaacgccaactcCAATGGTACCGCAAATGGCAATGGCAATGGCACCGCAAACGCACACACACCCGGCGCGCCCAAACCCAAATTCCCGCGCATGAAATCGCACATGCTGCCCGAAGGCACCGAAGTGTCCAAGCCGTGGGCCGCGAAGAAGAACCCGCGCGCCGTGTTCTCGTACTGGATCGTCtacttcatcatcttcatcgggCTGGCGGGCGGCGCGGTGCAGTGCTACTTCACATGGAAGAATGTCGCGCTGGACACGGCGCCGCTGTGTTTGGTCCTCGAGGAGAACTTTGATAGCGAGGAGGGCGTGTTTGGTGAGAATGGCACGTTTTTTAGGGAGGTCAATATGGATGGGTTTGG AAACGGCGAATTCGAAATGACCACCTCCTCACGGAACAACTCCTTCGTGCAAAACGGCAACCTCTACATCGTACCAACCCTCACATCCGACAACATCGGGATGGACGCAGTAATGGACGGCACAGTGTACAACATCACAGACTGCACATTCAACCTCACCCGCCCCGACAACGGCTTCGTCACCCTCGACGGCGTACGCCAATTCGACTGGGCATCATATTATCGCTCGTGTAGTGCTGTGAGCAATAGGACGGCGGGGACGGTGATTAATCCGGTGCAGAGTGCGCGGTTGACGACGCAGAGGAGTGCGAGTATTAAGTTTGGGCGGGTGGAGATTAGGGCGAAGATGCCGAATGG AGATTGG TTGTGGCCTGCGATATGGATGCTCCCCCGCGACAACGTGTACGGTCCTTGGCCTTTGAGCG GCGAAATTGACATCGTAGAGTCGCGCGGCAACGGGATACGGTATACCGCTCA CGGCTCGAACTTCGTCCAAGGCGCGCTGAACTGGGGCCCGGCGCAGAACCTGAACGGCGCTAGCAAGTCCTACAGCTGGTGGACGGACAAGCGCAAGTCGTTCGCGGCGGATTTCCATACGTATGTGTTGGAGTGGACGCCTACGTTCCT CCGGATATCAGTCGACACGCGTCTGCACACGCTCCTCGACATGCGCTTCAACGAGCCGTTCTTCAAGCGCGGCCAGTTCCCGGACGTCATCAACAACGGCTCCAGCCTCGTCGCGCTCGAAAACCCGTGGATTAACGGCACGAACGCGACGCCTTTTGATCAGGGTGCGTCTGTCCTTGGTCTGTATCTCGGAAGAGTGAAGCTGACCTTGACATCATTGTACATCACAGAATTTTATTTGATTCTGAATGTGGGCGTTGGCTCGACGAACGGGTGGTTCCCGGAGGGACAAGGAAACAAGCCGTGGCTTGACCGTGCACAAA ACCCGCCACACGATTTTGCGGCGTCGCTTGCGCAGTGGTATCCCACTTGGCCGTCGAATGTGGAGGACCGTGCTATGGTTGTGTACGTCCACATCTCTCATCTGTATGATTTTTgcggatttttttttgcttactGA
- a CDS encoding Putative phospholipid-transporting ATPase C24B11.12c, which translates to MAGSTKAGQPSLLARLAAFKLEDLFTRKRPPGPPRTVYVNQPLPQECLDPKGRVKRDHVYTTNQVITSKYTLITFIPRNLFEQFRRVANIFFLGIAVLQFFPKFSTLSAGVVILPLVIIVTVTALKDGYEDFKRHQSDRRVNYSKVFVLSGGNWTNPNRTEDKSKTFIRGILPMRSRPITTGVKSAEYDYEHSDEVDLPYWKETLWEDVRVGDFVKIMDHEAFPADILICSTSEDESVAFVETKNLDGETNLKSRRGVPALNHLNNARACADGRNSFRIQCERPDTDMYRLNGNVTIGNDTSPVDLSTTLLRGTVLKNTAWAIGVVLFTGLDSKIVMNSGGTPSKRSKVERQMNPQVIVNLIILAAMAVVCAIADSLLEVKFYPLGAPWLFEDNRSDDNPRINGLITWAFALLTFQDIVPISLYISIEVVRTCQAAFIYFDSDICYQKTGQATQARSWNLSDDLGQIQYIFSDKTGTLTQNSMVFRMCSIAGKAYRGDSDALAEDEMEDKPSSIVNEPTKETVEVDLWAASAQPSTSSHSVNASLSKKNSLMANNDETFKDSVLSSDIEAASRPNANHDSSSDASIINAFFTVLSLCHTVIAANNPETGTIEYKAQSPDESALVQAAADMGFVFLGKDKEVLSLRTPRSAEVEKYELLEILEFTSARKRMSVVLRRLDVEGSELLLLTKGADNVVFERLRPGEDEMKEETESHLSEFASTGLRTLTLAYKTIPEDEYNAWRLRYQDALNALDNREERVESVANELEQSLHLLGATAIEDRLQDGVPETIADLKKAGIKIWVATGDKLETAVAIGRSTNLISHDSNIIIVRGGSSRPVQTQMLNALAQFFPEQDYETLQQTKNEETLPEIPLRRINTGVSSIVGPENGDRPGGFILVVDGAALLEYLWKAFADDVNKGILLKLSILCDGVICCRVSPLQKALVVKLVKDGLGAMTLAIGDGANDVSMIQAADVGVGISGEEGLQAVNSSDYAIAQFRFLKKLLLVHGHWSYARNGVMILNFFYKNIVPTGILFWFQIYDGWSANYVFDYTYILFWNSLWTIAPVVGIGIFDRFLDSRILMEVPELYRYGREGTWFNLRSFLIHVLDGIVQSAIIYFITLYAYTSTSSRKDGYDVYLHEFSTTMALSGVLVANIFTGFSGTAWTWWLVFAIFIGIIIQWAFTIIYSLVSPGYAVTMLYGNYFYLFTSAYFYLAILVTFTLALTPRFMYKFWRSSFQPGDLETFQYLQKLYPHRDFSSFSRSNQPPSDLSALQRRPSRMSRRNSRASSVDTLERRFPRPSMDIRSASRTDMSTGLTSVDRGFDFATEENGVEMRRVQTNLSERRMSKQNILPRRSSSNKGKESVSNVLSLSKSILRRKGASQHRSSE; encoded by the exons GTCCACTAAAGCTGGGCAGCCCAGTTTGCTTGCGCGCTTGGCTGCCTTTAAACTGGAGGATCTCTTCACTCGTAAACGCCCGCCAGGACCGCCAAGAACCGTATATGTGAACCAACCGCTGCCTCAGGAATGCTTGGATCCCAAGGGCAGGGTGAAGCGCGATCACGTTTATACTACCAACCAGGTCATCACCTCCAAGTATACTCTCATAACCTTTATTCCTCGAAATCTGTTCGAGCAGTTCAGGCGTGTAGCGAACAT TTTCTTTCTAGGTATTGCAGTCCTTCAATTCTTCCCAAAGTTTTCAACACTATCAGCTGGAGTTGTCATCCTACCGTTGGTCATTATTGTAACTGTGACTGCATTGAAGGATGGATACGAAGACTTCAAGCGGCATCAATCCGATAGAAGGGTGAATTATAGCAAGGTTTTTGTTCTGTCGGGTGGGAACTGGACGAATCCAAACAGGACTGAAGATAAAAGCAAAACGTTTATCAGGGGTATACTTCCAATGCGCTCAAGACCTATAACGACAGGAGTCAAATCTGCCGAATACGATTATGAACACTCTGACGAAGTAGATTTACCTTATTGGAAAGAAACCTTGTGGGAAGACGTCCGAGTCGGCGACTTTGTGAAGATTATGGATCACGAAGCCTTCCCGGCAGATATACTGATATGTTCTACTTCCGAAGACGAAAGTGTTGCATTCGTCGAGACAAAAAATCTAGATGGAGAGACCAACCTCAAGTCGCGTCGAGGCGTCCCTGCTCTCAATCATCTTAACAACGCTAGAGCTTGCGCCGATGGTCGTAATTCATTTCGAATTCAGTGCGAGCGCCCAGACACTGACATGTATAGGCTCAACGGCAATGTTACAATAGGAAACGATACTTCGCCTGTTGACTTGTCAACGACACTCCTTCGTGGAACTGTTTTGAAGAACACGGCTTGGGCAATTGGTGTTGTTCTTTTCACTGGTCTTGACTCCAAAATTGTCATGAATTCAGGTGGAACTCCTAGTAAACGAAGCAAGGTTGAAAGGCAGATGAATCCACAAGT TATTGTCAATCTCATCATCTTGGCTGCCATGGCTGTAGTTTGCGCAATCGCTGACTCTCTCTTGGAAGTTAAATTCTACCCGTTAGGTGCACCATGGCTTTTCGAGGATAACAGGAGTGATGATAATCCAAGGATCAATGGTTTAATTACTTGGGCGTTCGCTCTTTTGAC TTTCCAAGACATTGTTCCCATCTCGCTATACATATCCATTGAAGTTGTCCGCACTTGTCAAGCTGCCTTTATTTACTTCGATTCGGATATATGTTATCAAAAAACCGGACAAGCAACTCAAGCGCGAAGTTGGAATCTCTCTGACGACCTTGGCCAGATACAGTATATATTCTCGGACAAAACGGGCACTCTGACGCAG AATTCCATGGTATTTCGGATGTGCTCGATAGCAGGCAAGGCTTATAGAGGTGACAGCGATGCATTGGCCGAGGACGAGATGGAAGATAAACCTTCATCTATAGTCAATGAACCGACAAAAGAAACTGTTGAAGTTGACCTTTGGGCGGCAAGCGCACAGCCAAGCACAAGTTCTCACAGCGTCAACGCCTCCTTGAGTAAAAAGAATTCTTTAATGGCCAACAACGACGAAACATTCAAAGATTCAGTTCTGTCCAGCGACATAGAAGCTGCTTCTAGGCCAAATGCCAACCATGATTCATCCTCAGATGCTTCCATTATCAATGCGTTCTTCACTGTCCTCTCGCTGTGTCACACAGTTATTGCGGCCAACAACCCAGAGACTGGTACAATAGAGTATAAGGCCCAATCACCGGACGAATCTGCTCTTGTCCAGGCGGCTGCAGACATGGGTTTCGTTTTTCTCGGCAAAGACAAGGAGGTTTTATCTTTGAGGACGCCAAGATCCGCGGAGGTGGAGAAGTATGAACTTTTGGAGATATTGGAATTTACCAGCGCTCGTAAACGCATGAGTGTTGTTCTTCGGAGGTTGGACGTTGAAGGAAGTGAGTTGCTGCTACTCACAAAAGGGGCCGATAATGTCGTCTTCGAACGTTTGCGACCAGGTGAAGACGAAATGAAGGAAGAGACGGAGAGTCATTTGAGTGAATTTGCTTCAACGGGATTGCGAACATTGACTCTTGCCTACAAAACCATCCCAG AGGATGAATACAACGCTTGGAGACTTCGGTATCAAGACGCATTGAATGCTCTTGATAACCGTGAAGAACGCGTTGAATCCGTCGCCAATGAACTAGAACAAAGCTTGCATCTTTTAGGAGCCACTGCGATTGAAGATCGTTTGCAGGACGGTGTACCAGAGACGATTGCCGACCTTAAGAAGGCGGGTATCAAAATTTGGGTGGCTACAGGAGACAAACTTGAAACGGCCGTCG CCATCGGACGAAGCACTAATTTGATCAGCCATGATTCAAACATCATCATTGTTCGAGGAGGAAGTTCTCGACCGGTACAGACTCAAATGCTTAATGCCCTTGCGCAATTCTTCCCAGAACAGGATTACGAAACTTtgcaacaaacaaaaaatgagGAGACATTGCCCGAGATACCCCTTCGAAGGATAAACACCGGTGTTAGTTCCATTGTTGGTCCAGAGAACGGAGATCGTCCAGGCGGCTTCATCCTCGTTGTTGATGGAGCTGCATTGCTCGAG TATCTTTGGAAGGCGTTTGCCGATGATGTAAACAAAGGCATCCTACTCAAATTGTCAATTCTATGCGATGGTGTAATTTGTTGTCGTGTGTCCCCGCTTCAAAAGGCATTAGTGGTAAAGCTCGTCAAAGATGGCTTGGGTGCGATGACATTGGCCATCGGAGATGGTGCCAACGACGTTAGTATGATTCAAGCCGCAGATGTTGGTGTGGGTATCTCTGGAGAAGAAGGTTTGCAGGCTGTCAACTCCTCCGATTATGCCATTGCACAG TTCCGCTTTCTGAAGAAACTTCTCCTCGTCCATGGACATTGGTCCTATGCTCGCAATGGTGTCAT GATCCTCAACTTTTTCTACAAAAACATTGTTCCTACAGGCATCCTCTTCTGGTTCCAGATATATGATGGATGGAGCGCAAACTA TGTCTTCGATTACACATACATTTTGTTCTGGAACTCGTTATGGACAATTGCACCTGTCGTTGGCATTGGCATTTTCGATCGATTCCTTG ACTCCCGTATCCTGATGGAAGTTCCAGAACTGTATCGATATGGTCGCGAAGGCACTTGGTTCAACTTACGGTCCTTCTTGATCCATGTATTAGACGGAATTGTTCAG TCAGCAATAATCTACTTCATTACCCTTTACGCATACACGTCAACTTCATCAAGAAAGGATGGATACGATGTGTATCTTCATGAATTTTCGACG ACCATGGCTCTCTCAGGAGTTCTCGTCGCCAACATCTTCACTGGATTCAGTGGTACCGCATGGACATGGTGGCTTGTTTTTGCTATCTTCATTGGCATCATCATACAATGGGCATTCACG ATTATATATTCTCTTGTTTCTCCTGGTTATGCCGTCACCATGCTATACGGCAATTATTTCTATCTCTTCACCTCTGCTTACTTCTATCTGGCAATTCTTGTGACATTCACTCTCGCCCTTACTCCTCGTTTCATGTACAAATTCTGGAGATCTAGTTTTCAACCTGGAGACCTCGAAACCTTTCAATACCTGCAAAAGCTATACCCACATCGTGActtttcttcgttttctcGTTCCAATCAACCGCCTTCCGATCTTTCTGCTCTTCAGCGCAGACCATCGAGGATGTCGCGACGCAATTCTCGTGCCAGCAGCGTCGACACTTTGGAACGCAGGTTCCCTCGTCCCTCTATGGATATCCGGTCTGCCAGTAGGACAGATATGTCTACAGGCCTCACCTCTGTCGATCGTGGTTTCGACTTTGCCACAGAAGAGAACGGGGTGGAAATGCGGCGTGTTCAGACCAACCTATCCGAACGGCGAATGTCGAAGCAAAACATCCTCCCGCGACGGTCTTCGTCGAACAAAGGGAAGGAATCTGTATCAAATGTGCTTTCTTTGTCGAAGAGTATCTTGAGAAGAAAGGGTGCTTCGCAACACAGATCCTCTGAATAG